One stretch of Tepiditoga spiralis DNA includes these proteins:
- the tsaE gene encoding tRNA (adenosine(37)-N6)-threonylcarbamoyltransferase complex ATPase subunit type 1 TsaE: MLYKVKKTCTKFQIFNDTIKLFIVMNFVMEALKIFIRKIDEKKMNNIAYNIAKNLFEGAKVLLYGDLGSGKTTFVKSMTKFFSKDIRVTSPTFAVVKVYDTIPKIHHADLYRIADPYEIEYIDLFHDENAIYFIEWAEYLEYLTPKERLEIRIKYNKDIRYRDVEINGFGQKYENILNKI; encoded by the coding sequence TTGTTATATAAAGTTAAAAAAACTTGTACAAAGTTTCAAATTTTTAATGATACAATAAAATTGTTTATAGTAATGAATTTTGTAATGGAGGCGTTAAAAATTTTTATAAGAAAAATTGATGAAAAAAAAATGAATAATATAGCTTATAATATAGCAAAAAATTTATTTGAAGGAGCAAAAGTATTATTATATGGGGATTTGGGGTCTGGTAAAACTACCTTTGTTAAATCTATGACAAAATTTTTTTCTAAAGATATAAGAGTAACAAGTCCAACTTTTGCTGTTGTAAAAGTGTATGATACTATACCTAAAATTCATCATGCAGATTTATATAGAATAGCTGATCCATATGAAATAGAATATATTGATCTTTTTCATGATGAAAATGCAATTTATTTTATAGAATGGGCAGAGTATCTTGAATATTTAACTCCCAAAGAAAGATTAGAAATAAGAATTAAGTATAATAAAGATATTCGTTATAGAGATGTAGAGATAAATGGTTTTGGACAAAAATATGAAAATATATTAAATAAAATTTAA
- a CDS encoding DUF933 domain-containing protein translates to MKIGIFGLPMTGKTTIFSLLTNTPYDGSFKMEAEEKNALIKDPRITKLSKMFNPKKTTYTTLNFVDIPSFDASADKKEKIKILQMIQGVDALLFIIRSFKNENVPFPDKSETVQQQLETLRSELLLRDLEVVENKLERIELQKKKKKPTADDIKEEKILNIVKEELENENFSSKIDLSDDDKKIISSLSLFTLKPIIVVANVDEEQFSRGYEGKNDIVNECKNQDFAYIEISGKIESDLIELDEDEKEIFMEEIGIDSPGIDRLSKIVYDHIGLISFFTVGTDEVRAWTINKGYTMKKAAGRIHSALEKNFIKAECMKYEDLIRLGTEEEVKKAGLWKLAGKDEIVEDGDILAIRANA, encoded by the coding sequence ATGAAAATAGGAATTTTTGGTTTGCCAATGACTGGAAAAACGACAATTTTTTCATTATTAACTAATACACCTTATGATGGATCTTTTAAAATGGAAGCAGAAGAAAAAAATGCTTTAATAAAAGATCCAAGAATAACAAAGTTATCTAAAATGTTTAATCCAAAAAAAACAACTTATACGACTTTAAATTTTGTTGATATTCCTAGTTTTGATGCAAGTGCAGATAAAAAAGAAAAAATTAAAATTTTACAAATGATACAAGGAGTTGATGCTCTTTTATTTATAATAAGATCTTTTAAAAATGAAAATGTACCATTTCCAGATAAATCCGAAACTGTTCAACAACAACTTGAAACACTACGTTCAGAACTTTTATTGAGAGATTTAGAAGTTGTAGAAAACAAACTCGAAAGAATTGAATTACAAAAAAAGAAGAAAAAGCCAACAGCAGATGATATAAAAGAGGAAAAAATATTAAATATAGTAAAAGAAGAATTAGAAAATGAAAATTTTTCTTCTAAAATAGATCTTTCAGATGATGATAAAAAAATAATAAGCTCATTATCTCTTTTTACTTTAAAACCAATTATAGTAGTTGCAAATGTAGATGAAGAACAGTTTTCTAGAGGGTATGAAGGAAAAAATGATATAGTTAATGAATGTAAAAATCAAGACTTTGCATATATTGAAATAAGTGGAAAGATAGAATCTGATTTAATAGAATTGGATGAAGATGAAAAAGAAATTTTTATGGAAGAAATTGGAATAGATAGTCCTGGTATAGATAGACTTTCAAAGATAGTTTATGATCATATAGGATTAATAAGCTTTTTTACAGTTGGAACTGATGAAGTTAGAGCTTGGACTATAAATAAAGGATATACAATGAAAAAAGCTGCTGGTAGAATTCATTCGGCACTTGAAAAAAATTTTATTAAAGCGGAATGTATGAAATACGAGGATTTAATCAGATTAGGTACTGAAGAAGAAGTAAAAAAAGCTGGTCTTTGGAAACTTGCAGGAAAAGATGAAATTGTAGAAGATGGTGATATATTAGCTATAAGGGCAAATGCATAA
- the queA gene encoding tRNA preQ1(34) S-adenosylmethionine ribosyltransferase-isomerase QueA, translating to MNNLYDLESYNYELPEELIAQTPVEPRDSSRLMVINKENKTIKHEVFKNIVEYLNEGDLIVVNNTKVIPARLYGYKETGAKIEILLLEKLSNENNWKALVRPGNKIKKGNVLIFSDKLKAKVIEHLKDGSRILEFIGEDIWREINNIGEMPLPPYIHKKLENKNRYQTKYAKIEGAVAAPTAGLHFTPNLLNNLKEKGIDIEEVTLHVGLGTFRPVNTKDIRDHDIHEEYYSISKELISKIEETKKNGKRVIAVGTTVVRTLESYAKTNKLSGNTNIYIYPPYDFKIVDALITNFHLPKSSLLMLVSAFAEYNFTLKFYNEAVKEKYRFFSFGDSMFIY from the coding sequence ATGAATAATCTTTATGATTTGGAAAGCTATAATTATGAATTACCAGAAGAATTAATTGCTCAAACTCCAGTTGAACCAAGAGATTCTTCAAGATTGATGGTTATAAATAAAGAAAATAAAACTATTAAGCATGAAGTGTTTAAAAATATTGTTGAATATTTGAATGAAGGAGATTTAATTGTAGTAAATAATACAAAAGTGATTCCTGCCAGACTCTATGGATACAAAGAAACAGGAGCTAAAATAGAAATTCTTTTACTTGAAAAATTAAGTAATGAAAATAATTGGAAAGCACTTGTTAGACCTGGTAATAAAATAAAAAAAGGTAATGTATTGATTTTTTCAGATAAATTAAAAGCTAAAGTAATAGAACATTTAAAAGATGGTTCACGAATTTTAGAATTTATTGGTGAAGATATTTGGCGTGAAATAAATAATATTGGAGAAATGCCACTCCCACCATATATTCATAAGAAACTAGAAAATAAAAATAGATATCAAACTAAATATGCAAAAATAGAAGGTGCTGTTGCTGCACCAACAGCAGGACTTCATTTCACACCAAATCTTTTGAATAACTTAAAAGAAAAAGGAATAGATATAGAAGAAGTGACTCTTCATGTAGGACTTGGAACTTTTAGACCAGTAAATACAAAAGATATAAGAGATCATGATATTCATGAAGAGTATTATAGTATTTCAAAAGAATTGATATCTAAAATTGAAGAAACTAAAAAAAATGGTAAAAGAGTTATAGCTGTTGGAACAACAGTTGTTAGAACACTTGAAAGTTATGCAAAAACTAATAAATTATCAGGTAATACAAATATATATATATATCCACCTTATGACTTTAAAATTGTAGATGCTTTAATAACTAATTTTCACTTACCTAAATCATCACTTTTAATGCTTGTAAGTGCTTTTGCAGAATATAATTTTACTTTAAAATTTTATAATGAAGCAGTAAAAGAGAAGTACAGATTTTTTTCATTTGGAGATTCAATGTTTATCTATTAA
- a CDS encoding TIGR00153 family protein codes for MDIWRKMFQKFNPINELIEHAKLVEKASDYLPELFKKYFNNEDISSLVKIIDNLEDDADDIKKNIRQNLKKGYMYRFERVEILEFVSLQDKIIDDIEDIAKMMELNYVEIDDKIKKDIFEIVDEVENMLDLFKRSVKYLLNILESDFSKRTVSVEKTDIQELKWYEKDIDNKIYPFGKWLYAQKNTMNAVDIFFLRNLILKLSQIADVSQNVSDRIQILINE; via the coding sequence ATGGATATTTGGAGAAAGATGTTTCAAAAGTTCAATCCAATTAATGAATTGATTGAACATGCAAAATTAGTTGAAAAAGCATCAGATTATCTTCCTGAACTCTTTAAAAAATATTTTAATAATGAAGATATTTCAAGTTTAGTAAAGATAATAGATAATTTAGAAGATGATGCTGATGATATTAAAAAAAATATTAGACAAAATTTAAAAAAAGGTTATATGTATAGATTTGAAAGAGTTGAAATTTTAGAATTTGTGAGTTTGCAAGATAAAATAATAGATGATATTGAAGATATAGCCAAAATGATGGAATTAAATTATGTAGAAATTGATGATAAAATAAAAAAAGATATATTTGAAATAGTGGATGAAGTAGAAAATATGCTTGATTTGTTTAAAAGATCAGTAAAGTATTTACTGAATATTTTAGAATCAGATTTTTCAAAACGAACAGTATCAGTTGAAAAAACAGATATTCAAGAATTAAAATGGTATGAAAAAGATATTGATAATAAAATATATCCATTTGGAAAATGGCTTTATGCACAAAAAAATACTATGAATGCTGTTGATATCTTTTTCTTAAGAAATTTAATTTTAAAACTTTCTCAAATTGCAGATGTTTCACAAAATGTAAGTGATAGAATACAAATTCTTATAAATGAATAA